In Lagenorhynchus albirostris chromosome 1, mLagAlb1.1, whole genome shotgun sequence, the sequence GTGGACAGAGAGTGAAGGGCAGGCTGTGGTCTCCTGTGGCCAGTGTGTTCGGGAAGGAGACTCAGGGAGATTAGAGTCCCAGCCATCCACCCATCTGGGGGTGCTCTTGCTGCCTGCTATaccagtttgcttctttttttaaaaaaaaatattttctattttatctttttttatttttggctgcgtcgggtcttagttgtggcacgtgggatcttccttgcagtgcacgggcttctctctagttgtggtgtgcaggttttttctctctagttgtggcgtgcgggctccagagcacgtgggctctgtagctgtggtgtgcgggcttagttgccccgcggcatgtgggatcttagttgcccgaccagggatcgaaccggtgtccccggcattggaaggaggattctttactgctggaccaccagggaagtcccccagtttgcttctttttttttttttacatctttattggagtataattgctttacaatggtgtgttagtttctgctttataaccagtTTGCTTCTTATACCTaacaaacctagtggcttaagacaacagccATGTATTTTGCTCATGATTCCATTTTGGTCAGCATTTTGGGCTGGGCTCCATCTCTTCAGTCTTGGCTGTGCTCACTTAATTGATCATGCCTGCGGTTGGCAGGCAGATCAGCCGGGGGCTGGTTGGTCCAGGATGGCCTCGGCTGGGATGGCTTGTCTCTGCTCTCTGCGTTTTCTCACCCAGCATCAGTCTTGTTCTGATGGTGGTTGGCAAGGTTCCGGGAGAAAGAGTAGCCTCAGCAGGGCCTCCTGGAGCCTTGGCTCAGAGCAAGCACCACAGAACCGTCACTTCCAACATATTCATTTGGTCAAAGCAAGTGGCAGGGCCAGCAAGGATTCAAGGTCGCAGGGGGGCGGGGCATAGAGTCACCTCCTGATGGAAGGAGATGTAAAGTTGCGTTGCAGAGCGTGTGGATGCAGGGAGGGGTGCAGCACTGCAGCGATTCTTGCAATCTAGAACTCCTGGGCCTAGCAGGAGCTGAGAGTGAGGGTGGGTTGGCCTTTGCAGGGGTACAGATGTGCTGCAGCGGGTCCCCATCTGCACCCGCCTTTCCCCCCAGGCATCTTCAATGGAGTGAAGCTGGTGGTAGAGACGCCTGAGGAGATCCTGTTCTCCTACCGTGGGGCCAACGTGACCCTGCCCTGCCGCTACCACTACGAGCCGGCCGTGGTCTCTCCTCGGCCCGTACGCATCAAATGGTGGAAACTGTCGGAGAATGGGGCCCCGGAGCAGGACGTGCTGGTGGCTATTGGGCTGAGGCACCGTGCCTTCGGAGACTACCGAGGCCGGGTGCATCTGTGGCAGGAGAGGGAGCGTGAAGTGTCACTGGAGATCCGGGACCTGAGGCTGGAGGACTATGGGCGCTACCGCTGCGAGGTCATTGATGGGCTGGAGGATGAAAGTGGCCTGGTGGAGCTGGAGCTGCGGGGTGAGACCCCAATGGGGGCTGGGTCCTGGGAACTACAGGGAGAGGGCTCTGAGAAAGCATCCAAACCTCTGTGCTTTCCGCAGATaaacatttaatcctcagaacaacctcAGGAGGAAGCTGCTCTTATTCTCACCCCCATTGTACAgctggaaaaactgaggcacagagaggtcaagtcacttacctaaggtcacacagctcataaatGGCCGAGTAGGGGTTTGACCTCAGGCAGTCAGGCTCCAGAATCCACTACTCTCTACTCCCTCTTGCTCACATCCTGTTCAGAGAGAGGGGGACAAGAGCGGGGCACCCAGCTGATGgagacagagctgagattcaagcaGGGTTGGCAGGCAACACAAGCAAATGAGGCAGCCCAGGGTGAGtgatagggagtggtggggactggggCACACTCCTGAGCCCTCATCCATCCGAAAGGAGCTGCTCTATTCAAGCCCAGCCGATGATGCCACATCAGAAGCAGGCCTAGTGCAGCCAGATTTTCTGATTTGAAAAGAGAAGcttatatttttatgtgaaatctaactaaaaaaaaaaatcaaactagtgCTGTGCAAGCCAGCCAAACTCTACCCACTAGATCTTATGTATGGGTCCCTGTTGTGATCTCTACATGACTCCTACCTTCTCTGTCCCTAGGATGGGGCTCTGTGTCCTCATATATCTCCTACCTGTTAGGGAGGCAGCTGGGGGGTATGTAGAGAAGGGTGACCTGACTCCATGTCCATCCCATCCCAGCTGTGGTACCCTGGGTCAGTGCTTCACTCCCAGAGCTGCAGGCCCCTCACATGTGAAATGAAGAACAAGGGCAGTTCCTCCTTTACCTCCTTCGAGGAGATGAGGATAAATGTGAGTCAAGGGCCTATCAATCAGTGCAGCTCTTTGCCATCAGCAGCCGCATCCCCAGTCCACGTGGCTTAGATGGTGGCCCAGAGGTGGCCTATGACgttggggatgggagggagcCTGTGAGAGCCATTTGTCTGGGGACCACAGAAGCAGCCTAGAGAAACAGGGAACCCTCACCGTGTTCCTGCTGCTGGAAGGGCTGGGAATTTGGGACGGAACCAGGCATGAAATAAGCCCCCTGCAAACACACATGGAGGTTGTGTGCTGATTGTCAAGGCCCTGGAGCCTCTCTGCCTCCTCAACCTGGCTCTGCCCAGGGGCCTGGCTTCCTGCCCCAGGTGATATTGGGGGTGTGGGGCCCAGATGTTCCCAGGCCCCTGGCCACAGGAAGGAGATTCTAAGGACTCCAGGCCCTGCTTCTAAACAACGTCAGTCCGAGGCACTAGGGACACCGCCTCTCCTTAAGGTTTCATCTGACTTGGTAGAGACTGGATCTAGGgtgtttaaaattgtttttattatggtaaagTTTCAAACATGAATGGTGACTTTTGAGGGAGCCTATGGTACCTATAAGCCTCTGGCACCAGAaagggaagccccctgcccagGACCTCCCTGACCTTGAGCCTCCCCTTTATTAAGACCTTTTAccatccctcctcttcccctgaaTTCCGTCTGTCCCACATGGAAACTTGTATTCTCCTAAGAAGCTTCCACATTAATGTTAGTGTTAATGTAGATGATGAGGTCTCAGCTACCGACAGGGAGAGCCAGAGCCCAACAGTGCACCCTCTCCTGTAGATGGCAGTACCTCCTCACTGGTGTCTTGgctcaggctgctgtaataaaatacCGCAGTGTGGGCAACATAAACAACAGCAGCAATTcatttctcgcagttctggaggctggaagtcccagatcagagtgccagcatgCTCAAGTGAGGGCCCTCTGCTAGACTGCAgacttctcgctgtgtcctcacacggtggaaggggctgggggtggggggtggtctctggagtctcttttaaaagggcactaaccccattcatgaggactccaccctcctgacctaatcacctcccaaagaccccacctcctaataccatcacattgggtgtTAAGATTTAAACATctgaatttgggggaacacaTTGAGACCATAGCACTGGGGTTCTTGCAACAGCCCTGTGAATTAGGCCTTAGTCTTATTCTGTAGTTGGGGATATTATTCTGTAGTTGGGGATATTAGTTAGCTGATTAATTCATTACCTTAACAAGctaatagttttctgagtactgCTGTGTGCCAGTCTAGCTCTGGGAGGGAGGTGTAAAGCAGATATAGGCTCTGCCTCAGATTTGGATATTGGACAAGAGATGACAGGTTTACAGAGTTTTTctgagggatgtgtgtgtgtgtgtgtgtgtgtgtgtgtgtgtgttgaggggagCATCTGTCCCAGTAGATTTGGGTCTCCAATCAGCTGGGCCCGGCCCACCCATTCAAGctgctttttcctccctccccaggtgTGGTCTTCCCTTACCAGCACCCCCAAGGGCGCTACCAGTTCAACTTCCACGAGGCCCAGTGGGCCTGCGAGGAACAGGACGCGGTGGTGGCCTCCTTTGAGCAGCTGTTCCGGGCCTGGGAGGAAGGCCTGGACTGGTGCAACGCAGGCTGGCTGCAGGACGCCTCTGTGCAGTACCCCATCACGCAGGCCCGCCACCCCTGCGGTGGCGTGGGCCTGGCACCTGGTGTGCGCAGCTACGGCCCACGCCACCGCCGCCTGCACCGCTATGATGTGTTCTGCTTTGCTGCTGCCCTCAGGGGTGAGTGGAATGGCTGAGCACAGGCCTGCGGGTGGAAGGGCAGTGTCTGGGGAGCTTTCagacctctctccccaccctgctgGCACCTTCACCTGGAGGTCTGGAGCACCCGCACATGTTGAAGCCATGTCcagctgagttttttttttttaagtttcctggTGTTCATTAGGGatgctctttattttatttatttattttggccgcgccttgcagcatgcgggatcttagctccccaaccagggattgaacccatgccccctgcattgggagtgtggagtcttaaccactggaccagcagggaagtcccccagctgAGTTTTGAGTGCTTTGCTGCTGTTGCTTCACACCAATCATTGGTTTagtcattcatcaaacatttcctGAGTGCCCACTATGTGCTGGGGCCAAGGCTAGGCACTGGTCATCATAGACAAATAAAACACAGCCCGTCCTCACAAAGGAGTTCATTTCATGGgaagagaaatgaataaaaacaaattggTTCCGTGCCATATCCCAAGCACTTAGAaaattgcctggcacatagtaggtgctcagtaaatgtctgagTGAATGAGAGACTCTGATTGGTCCAGCAGAGGTGGGGCACCAACCCAGGGTGCAATTAGGGAAGGCTGGGGTGGTGTACCGATATGACTGGAGGAACCCCAGCCCCATGGCAGGTAGGATGGCACTCTCAGAGAGGGAAGTTATCCCCCAACAGTAGCCACTGCTGATGCCCATAGCCTGGCATCTCCCTAGGCTCAGAGAGCTGTCAGGTCTTTGGGGGCTGGTTGGTGGGGTCTGGATGGGCTGGCATTGCTCCAGGCCCTGTTGTCTTCTCTGGCTGCCCACTCCACTGCGCAGCTCTCACGCCCCACATCCCACAGGGCAGGTGTACTACCTGGAGCACCCTGAGAAGCTGACACTGGCAGAGGCAAAGGAGGCCTGCCAGGAAGACGGTGCCCAGATCGCCAAGGTGGGCCAGCTCTTTGCCGCCTGGAAGTTCCACGGTCTGGACCGTTGCGACGCTGGTTGGCTGGCAGATGGCAGTGCCCGCTACCCTGTGGCTCACCCACGTCGCAACTGTGGGTCCCTGGAGCCTGGGGTCCGAAGCTTCGGTTTCCCAGACCCACACAGCCGCAAGTATGGCGTCTATTGCTACCGGCCACGCTAGCGCCGGGCTCCAGCTCTGTACTCACACCTACCCCATCCCCTCATGGGCTGTATTTATTGAGTAGTTCATTTTCCCTTGCAGGTTGGggcaattttcattttgtttttatacttttcaacttaaaatttttttaaatactattttttttgtaAATCCCACAGATCCTAGATCTTCCCTTTACTCAGGTAGACACTCCAAGGCTCTCCCCCTCCACGAAtcctcctgcccctctcctccaggACACTTGAGGTTCATGGGCTCATGAGGGTGCTCTCTGCCATTGCTGAGTCCAGCCCCTTTTCCCTGCCCCTGGGAGGCTGGCGCCCAGAGCTGGCAGTGGCATGAGATGCCAGGGCGTGTTGGCTGCAATCCTCCCTCCGCCTCAGCCTGAGGGAGGAGAGGGCATCCAGGGCGGCTGTGGAGCTGGGCTTTGGGCCTTGCAGCCTCCTGCCCCCTCGTACTTCTTTGGCAAGCAGTTGGCCCACATCAGCATGGCGGAGGAGCTAGGGCTGGAAGTGGGTCCCTGGGCTTCTGTGTGACATCCCAGGGAAGAGAGAGACTTTCCTccccatcttttccttttcttagttCCAAATAGTCcatattttgttctcatttttccctATTTGGGGAGCAGCCCTCAGGTGTGTGTACTTTTTTTGGACAATAAATGGTGCTGTGACCCCTTCCTCCACCCCGAGTCCCTGCTCTGGGTCTCACTCTTTATCTCATTCAGTCTTAGGGCCCAGCTCCCTGCCCGGTGGGAATGGGGGACCATTCTGTCCCAGACTTCAAAGGTCGACTGGGTCTGTCCACTGGAGTGGGTGGGAAACACCATGGGCTGCACCTTTGGGCTGCCGTGGTCTGGCCTTGCCTGCCCTGGGGACACCCTGCCTCGGGGGCTGGCCTAGCAGCTGGAGGTGCTGGCTCGCTCTCCCACCATCCCACTCCCGGCTGTGAGTCTGTGCGGACACAGCACAAGAGTGGGAGGTACCTCTCGGGAGACCAGAGGAAGCTGTGCCCTGCAGAGGATCTTGGAGACcagccctctctgtgcctcaccttCTGTCCCCACCGCCCCCCATGTCAGCCTCAGGAAACCAGACCATTTGCCTCTGCACAGGCACACCTCTGTCACCCACAATCAGTAACTCACTCTATCCTTCACGTAgcccagtgcttctcaaagtgtggccagCACCACCAGCTTCACCTGGGAACGTGTTCGAAATGCAAATTTCTGGACCCCACCCCTGACCTgctgagtcagaaactctggagtGGGACCCAGCACAAGCCCTCTCGTTGCTGATGCAGGCTCAAGGTTGAAAACTACTGACACAGTCGTGTTCCCAATGATTCAGTTAATTAATCAATAAACTGCATGATTATTGCGTTCCTCCTATGTGACCATTGCTGCATCCTCTGCTTTTGTCCACTGATCCTTTCCAGATCTGTAGGTAACCTGGGTACACAAAAATATTCACCAACAAATACTCAACCACACACGTACACACCCAAAGAGACACTAGCAGACTCACACTGGCACACACTAACCAACACCCAGACACCTTCATAAACACAGAATCAGTGCCCGCTGAGCAAGTGTGATGAGAGGGTGGCGCCGACCTGGCCTTCTAAGGAGGAGGCTGGCGGAGGGTCACTGCCTGGAGTGCACACTCCAGCTCGACTCAAGGTCTGTTGAGGGAAATCCATAAACAGTCGAAATCGTTTTCGTTGGTATCCTACAGCCTACTTAAGGGCAGGATGCCCGGACCTTTGTGCTAGCGGCTAGCTAACCATTTGACCTCAAAAATGTATAAGCAAGATTCACTGTTCCTAGGCTgtctgcaatttttttctttcctcttataaATCCTGATTTTGCTTCTGTTCTTGGACTCTCTCTACCAATCGACTCTTCCTATGTGAGCAAACAGTGTAAATCAAAGGACCAAACTCCGGATAGTGGCCAGATGTCTCACTTGAGTTGTTCTTTGACAGCATGCCAactggcaaatccatacacagcACCCGTTggcggtctctctctctctctctctctctctcacacacacacacacacacacacacacacaatccatcATCCGCACAGGTACACTTGCGAAAATAAAGCACCACAAGTGTGACTGTCCCAGGCTTTCTGATCAGGCAGGATTTGCAAGAATTCGGGGTCATTTGATCAAAATGTGTCCCCACTGCCCCCATACCTAAGAGCCCCTTCAGTTGACCCTGGACCATGGTCGCCTTctctttaaattaagaaaagaagggaaaagaaaagaaatagatctCTTCCAAtgtctttattatcattataattatcataatctttagttttcaaaaatataaataggtGCACGGAACCCTGGTGCCTGCACGgtcccggggggtgggggagggaggggggagggttgGGCGGCACTCCCACTGGGAAGGAAATGCCCCCCGCCCAGCCCTGCCAGAGATCGAGATCGACACCTGCTGGGGTGGCAGACCTGGGTGAGACGACTCTGGAAAAGGGTCCCTCGGAAGGAACCCGACCCCCACGCCTCGGAAGATCCCTCGATTGCTCTCTCCTGCCCGCTCACCTGCGGCCGGAAGCCACCCCGTCTCCCCCAGGCTTCTCCCCCGCACAGATGGTGCAGCCCTCAGACTCCGTCTCATCCCATACATTCAGCTGCGGTTCCGCACTCTTCATGCCCTCAGgcctctgccccttcctccctcctccctagcTCTCCCTGGAGGTGAAAGAACCAACGATTGCACTGCTCTTGGATAAAGTCAGGAAACAAAAAATTACCTTCTTTATTTAACTTaactcctccccttctccccctgtcCCTGCGCTGGTCCCTGGAAAGGCACAACGGGAGATTGAAGAAACGTCTCTAAACTCAGTCCACGGGTTACAATACGTTTGCTTTGCTTTGGCATTTGGGAGGAAAATTAGATGCAGTTTGGcgatttgggggggtggggggtgcataCACAATgtgggatttattttttttccttctttaatggAATTCCTTATATGACAGAAAGCGACAAGGAGAGGACACCATCCCTGTGGGATGTCAGCCTGGCAAGGCTCCTGGGCTCAGCATCCTGGGCACATCCTGGAAGCTCCTCTCAGTGGGCCGTGCTGGGGCGGCTCCTCCGCAGGGGCTGTGAGCTCCGCTTCTGTAGTCTGCGCTTGTAGGTAGAGGCTGGGGTGAAAGGGAGATGGAAACATCTGGGTGAACCCTGGGAAGAAAGTGGGCCAACCCAGCTTCTCCCCGTCCTGACCCTTCTCCGCTGGCTCCCCTCCCTGCAGAAACCATGGGCTCTGGAAGGCAGCCTGAGGCTTTACCCACTTCCTGGTTTTGACTTTTCTTGGAACCACCTTGGGCTTCGGGGCTTCGGGGCTGGTGTTGAAAAGGAAAGTGGGCCACCTGCTTTCATCTTCACCTTCTCAGTGCAAGTGAGCCCTCCCTGGGGGCAGCGGACATCTGTGATTGAGCCCATGGACGGTGCAGACagcggggggcagggaggaggacgTGTTGGCGGTATCTAACGCTGTGTGGGGCGATGCTCACGGTCTGTGCAGGTGATCCGAGGGTCCTCCCAGTGCCCGCTGGGCTGGCACCGGATGGTGGGCACATGGCGCTGGACAAAGCCCTCGGTGCACTGGTACCGCACCAGGGAATTGATCTCGTACCGGTCCTTCTTCTGCCCGAAGATCCTGGCGTGCTCCACCACGGGGGGCTCTCCGCAGGCCACTGAGGGGCAAACACCCTTCAGAAAGGGCTCTGAGAGGGTCTCCCGTGATGCCCCATGCTGGTCATGAGCCAGTATGGCCCCCTCTGGCTGTGAGGAAATGGGCTCAGAGCCCAAGGAAGGGGCACGGAGCCTGAACACCCAGCAGTGAGCCCTGACTGCTGGGGAAGGGGTGCTTTCATGCCGCACTAAGAATCTGGAAAACACTGGTTCTAACATTTGGGTTCCTCGATGATTTAGAGCAGCAGTAagggaataaaagggagaaaggtgGGGAAAGAGGGTGAGAGCCGGGCAGGCTGTCTGTGACTTCTCTATGAAAACAGTGATGCAGGGGAAAGTGGGAACTAAAGGAGGCCTCGGGGGCAAGGGAGGGGAACGCGGCCAGGAGCGGGAACAGGTGGGGAGTGTCCTACCCGCACCTAGGTGTCCACAGACTTAAAGCTGATGATCAAGGCTGACAACTCAGACTCTGCGACTGACGGGCTTGGGAACCCCAGAGAGGGAGGCTCCCAACCTATGTGTGATTGTGGGTGACTTTCTGTGCTGATATCCAAGGCACCGTATGTGTGGAGGGGGTCTGTCCTCCTGTGACCTTCACCCTCTTCCTGTCCCTAGTGGGCTGGCCCTTTGCATCAGCTCTGGGATGCTGGCATTGGGAGTGGCCCCCCAGGTCAGCTCCAATCTGCTGGTTGGGCGGGTGAGGTGACCTCAACAGCCAGAAGTCCGGGTGACtcgccccaggtcacacagcaggagcCTGGAGTCTTGATTCTCTCCACGCTGCTTATCCCTCCCAGGCTGCTGCTTACCTGTGCCTTTTTTACACGTGAAGGGCAGCTGGTAATTGCAGGGAACGTCATTCCACTCGCCCTTCTCATGCCAGATCATCACCACGCAGTCCTCCCCAGTGGCAAAGAAGTTGTCCGGCTGGTTGGGGCGCCAGTTCTCAAATTGctgtgggtgggagtggggaaggggtgaggagggggcagCCGCAGTACAGCTTGGCCGGACCCCTGCTCTCCCTCTGCATCAAGCCCCTTCCGGGCGGGGGCGCAAAGACTGCTGGGAGTCTGGTCAGGGCTGTCCCAGGTGCCACGGAACCCACGGGCCCTCCAAAGAACTGCTCACACCATCTGGCTGTGGTCCTTGCCAGGAACTCAGAGCCCCCAGGACTCACAGTCCCTGTTAATGAGCTGACAACACTCTCCTCTTCCATATGGGCCAACGGGGCTGGTCACCCAGGCTGCCTGCTTGGGCAGGACTGGGAGGTAGAGATATGGCTCGCAAGTCCAGACTCTGCCATCCCAGGCTTCTCCCTCTAGCCTGACTCAGGGACAAACAAGTCCCCT encodes:
- the HAPLN3 gene encoding hyaluronan and proteoglycan link protein 3 isoform X2, which translates into the protein MKGLSRPGLLFVWRGKKTPCPNRGILGGGCLMAVLTDVRILRCDSLNAWILPSHRGQQLCGLGGFQPSLETAQVCSTSLWAQPEGGKGACVPLRGWPAGSAGICPLPLPFWPFKIPKSACFLGPCQPAAWSARAIEEPPGDVCPSPQPSPTPGLCHVRDAMGLLPLGLLLSLCCVSGLPFYNGFYYSNSPHGWNPGKGHGEGIFNGVKLVVETPEEILFSYRGANVTLPCRYHYEPAVVSPRPVRIKWWKLSENGAPEQDVLVAIGLRHRAFGDYRGRVHLWQEREREVSLEIRDLRLEDYGRYRCEVIDGLEDESGLVELELRGVVFPYQHPQGRYQFNFHEAQWACEEQDAVVASFEQLFRAWEEGLDWCNAGWLQDASVQYPITQARHPCGGVGLAPGVRSYGPRHRRLHRYDVFCFAAALRGQVYYLEHPEKLTLAEAKEACQEDGAQIAKVGQLFAAWKFHGLDRCDAGWLADGSARYPVAHPRRNCGSLEPGVRSFGFPDPHSRKYGVYCYRPR
- the HAPLN3 gene encoding hyaluronan and proteoglycan link protein 3 isoform X4 — its product is MGLLPLGLLLSLCCVSGLPFYNGFYYSNSPHGWNPGKGHGEGIFNGVKLVVETPEEILFSYRGANVTLPCRYHYEPAVVSPRPVRIKWWKLSENGAPEQDVLVAIGLRHRAFGDYRGRVHLWQEREREVSLEIRDLRLEDYGRYRCEVIDGLEDESGLVELELRGVVFPYQHPQGRYQFNFHEAQWACEEQDAVVASFEQLFRAWEEGLDWCNAGWLQDASVQYPITQARHPCGGVGLAPGVRSYGPRHRRLHRYDVFCFAAALRGQVYYLEHPEKLTLAEAKEACQEDGAQIAKVGQLFAAWKFHGLDRCDAGWLADGSARYPVAHPRRNCGSLEPGVRSFGFPDPHSRNPVLLKVWPAPPASPGNVFEMQISGPHP
- the HAPLN3 gene encoding hyaluronan and proteoglycan link protein 3 isoform X1 codes for the protein MKGLSRPGLLFVWRGKKTPCPNRGILGGGCLMAVLTDVRILRCDSLNAWILPSHRGQQLCGLGGFQPSLETAQVCSTSLWAQPEGGKGACVPLRGWPAGSAGICPLPLPFWPFKIPKSACFLGPCQPAAWSARAIEEPPGDVCPSPQPSPTPGLCHVRDAMGLLPLGLLLSLCCVSGLPFYNGFYYSNSPHGWNPGKGHGEGIFNGVKLVVETPEEILFSYRGANVTLPCRYHYEPAVVSPRPVRIKWWKLSENGAPEQDVLVAIGLRHRAFGDYRGRVHLWQEREREVSLEIRDLRLEDYGRYRCEVIDGLEDESGLVELELRGVVFPYQHPQGRYQFNFHEAQWACEEQDAVVASFEQLFRAWEEGLDWCNAGWLQDASVQYPITQARHPCGGVGLAPGVRSYGPRHRRLHRYDVFCFAAALRGQVYYLEHPEKLTLAEAKEACQEDGAQIAKVGQLFAAWKFHGLDRCDAGWLADGSARYPVAHPRRNCGSLEPGVRSFGFPDPHSRNPVLLKVWPAPPASPGNVFEMQISGPHP
- the HAPLN3 gene encoding hyaluronan and proteoglycan link protein 3 isoform X3; translated protein: MKGLSRPGLLFVWRGKKTPCPNRGILGGGCLMAVLTDVRILRCDSLNAWILPSHRGQQLCGLGGFQPSLETAQVCSTSLWAQPEGGKGACVPLRGWPAGSAGICPLPLPFWPFKIPKSACFLGPCQPAAWSARAIEEPPGDGIFNGVKLVVETPEEILFSYRGANVTLPCRYHYEPAVVSPRPVRIKWWKLSENGAPEQDVLVAIGLRHRAFGDYRGRVHLWQEREREVSLEIRDLRLEDYGRYRCEVIDGLEDESGLVELELRGVVFPYQHPQGRYQFNFHEAQWACEEQDAVVASFEQLFRAWEEGLDWCNAGWLQDASVQYPITQARHPCGGVGLAPGVRSYGPRHRRLHRYDVFCFAAALRGQVYYLEHPEKLTLAEAKEACQEDGAQIAKVGQLFAAWKFHGLDRCDAGWLADGSARYPVAHPRRNCGSLEPGVRSFGFPDPHSRNPVLLKVWPAPPASPGNVFEMQISGPHP